A stretch of DNA from Brevibacterium sp. CBA3109:
AGTGGATCACGACATCTGGCCGTAGCGCTTGGGCACCTATGTGCTTAGCCTGGAAGCCGAAGACTTTATCAAAGATCTCAGCTGTAGCCTTTTCGAACTTTGTGGCGGACTTCCTTGAATCTTGAGCGAGCTCGGTATAGCGCATGAGGAACCCGCCATAACCCGACTTGAAACGACTCAGAAGCACCTTCCGCACAACTTTGGCCTCGGCTGCAACTTTGGAGGCGATGGATATCACGAGATCATCGGTAATTTCAGTAACAATATTAGTTGTGGAATAAGTTGTATATTCTCGGATGATTTCTTGTTCCTGAACAGCTTCGGGGCCGATATTCTGGACAGCTTCAACGTCGCGAAGATCCTTCTTCCTGCCAGGAGTCAGGCCGTACTTGCGTTGGAAGCGCTCCTGGTTATTCCAGTCGGAGATGAGGGGCTTGGCAAGCATCGTATCGACAGCTTCGCGAGCAGCCGCCTCAGCGCCGTCGGCAATAGTCCAGGGTCCGCCGTGTTCTCGGTGAACCAGCTGGGTGTGCGATAGCCAGTTGCCGGCTGTGTTTGCGATGTGGTTGAGATTCTTGAAGAGTTTATCGAGCGTCTCTTCTTTGGAGCGATTTGATTGGAATCTCTCGAGATAGTCGTCAGGCAGTGAGGAATTTCCTCGATCGCGCATCGCGAGAATTCGCTCAACTACGTCATCAACGCATTGCTGGGTGTTGTCTTCTCCGAAGCACAGCACAATCTTGGCCACATCATCTTTCTGTGTCAGATAGCCATCGAGGCGCGGGTCGAGAAGCAACTGCAATAGGAAGACGAATGGGCGGACTTGGAAGCGCTGACTGACTGATGACGCCCCGCTGCCAGACGTGAAATAGGAAGGGAACTGGTAGTGCAGCACCTGTCTCGACATGATTTCCATCAGACGTTCATCGCCCTTGACGATTGCCTCTCCGGCCAAGGTCAGATATAGCTTGTGCTCGTTACCTATCCAAAGCAGGCCGAGCGATCGGAGCCATGCCAAGTAGGTGCGGGGACCACCTCCATTGGGATCTCGCTTACTGCGACTGGCCTTGAGTTCGTTGTCTTCAAGGCCGTGTTCGAACGCTCGCTGAGTAGTTTGATTTTCATCGCGCCAGGAATCGCCTGCGACAGAATCGACTAATGTACGCAAGGTGCCCGGAGCCGGAGCCAGGCTCCGTTTGGGTCGAGACATCCACCAGGTATTTCGATTCGCCTTCGTTGCCGTCATATGTACATACTGCCGGACAAAGTGCGTTGGCGAAATCGCAACTCGGCAAAAACGCAAATAGTAGTGGTTAGACAGCGCGGAAGGGAGTGACGCAACGTCAGGGAACGCCAATTGCGAGGATGCAAAGGTTCGGGGCACCGGCACGGCAGGATTCTTAATTGCAGCTAGTGCTACCTCGGCACCTCACGCTCAATGGTCAAAGTTGAAGCCACCATGTGCGCACTTCACTCGATGATCAATCATCGGCAAGTCGCATGCCGAGCTAAGCGGGTCCTTCTGACAATCGAGCGATACCGGGAATCGAGCAGAAGCGGTTCCTTGAAATCGTCATTCGATTCGATCGGAGGGCTGCCGCATGCGTCACTCCAAGTGGAAACAGTCTGACTTCGTCTCTTGAGACATCAACAATGTCTGTGGTTCACGATACGGTAAGAGAAAATACCAGAAAATCGCATTCGTCGAATCAAGATGCTGTGGGCATCGACCTGTGATTCTCAGAGAAGTCGTGCCCCTAGGAGTGTTAATGAGTCAAGAGTCCTCGCCGGTCGAAATCGTCTTCAACAGGTTTCTTCAGATGATGTCGCGTGAAGACGCGCTTAAGAAGACAAAAGTATCGCTCGAGGCTCTTCCTGGTATCGACGAAGCTCTCCACGAATTGGAGCGTGAGCATGAACAGCAGGTTCTGACACGGACAAAACTGACCGAGATCGGCACGGCAAGGAAGAAGGACCTTCGAGAACTGGGATGGTATTCCGGCGTGGCAACGGACGGCGTTTGGGGCGCTCTTCGCGAACGGATGGCGAATGGTGGGCTGTCCGGAGCGCTTGACTCGATCGACCGGTCAACCGAGGAGATAGTCGCTTCACTGGCTGAGCCCCGAGTCGATGATGACAACAGGCTCGGGCTTGTGATCGGAAATGTCCAGTCTGGAAAGACGGCAAACTATTCGGCAGTCATTGCGAAAGCCCTGGACAGCGGTTATAAGTTTGTGCTTGTGCTGTCGGGCGTGCACAACAATCTGCGCCGACAGACGCAGGTGAGGCTCGACACGGACCTTGGAGTGCTGGAAAATCGTCAAGCATGGTATCGGCTCACGGACTCTGAAGGTGACTTCGGTGATGCGCACACGGGAAATGCGAGCTCTATCGTGGCTAACCACGGTCGAATCCTCGCCGTTGTGAAGAAGAACAGTCATCGGCTCAAGAAGGTACTGGGGTTCCTTCGAAGCTTGGACTCGGCCACCAAGCGCGACACACCTTTCCTCATCATCGACGATGAATCAGATCAAGCGACTCCCGATGCGTCGGCGAAAGTCGGTGACGAACCGACCGCCATCAACCTTCTAATGCGGCAGATTTGGGCTGAAGTCCGAAACGGTACATATGCAGGGTACACAGCTACTCCGTTTGCCAACGTCTTTATGGACCCGAACGTCCCGAAGGGTGCATTGCCCGAGCTCTATCCGCGGGATTTCATCCACGTAATGCCGACTCCTGCGAACTATTTCGGCGCAGAGAGAATCTTCGGTCTTCAGGATGTCGCAGATGAAGAACGTGACGTCGAGCTTCCGGATGTGATTCGGGCGATCACCAAAGAAGAGGTCCGAGAGCTGGTGCCGAGCGGAAACAAGGTTGAGGGCTTCCAGCCGCGCGTCACCAAATCTCTTGGAGAGGCGATACGGTGGTTCATAGTTGCATGCGCAGTCCGCCGCATTCGAGGACAGCAGAAGAAGCACTCAACAATGCTGATCCATACTACTCCGCGGACAGAACCTCATTTCGCCACTCGAGACGCCATTGAAGAATATCTCGAACCACTTCGCAGGGCTTCGCTCAACGGTGACGTGGAACGGTTCAAAGAGGTGTTCGAAGTTGAGATCAATAGAGCCGCATCTCTCTATGACGGCGACGGGTTGGCTCCGACCTGGCCTCGAATCAGCGATGAGATTCCGAATGTGCTGCGCTACTTGCGTACGGTTGTCGACAACGGTCGTGAAGATGACAGCGAACGACTTTCGTATTCGCATGAACCGCAGACTGTGATCGTGATCGGCGGCAGCACATTGTCACGGGGATTGACGTTGGAAGGCCTTTTCGTCTCTTACTTCACACGGACGTCCAACACCTATGACACCTTGCTTCAGATGGGGCGTTGGTTCGGATATCGAAACGGCTATGAAGACCTCCAGCGCATCTGGGTAAGCCCGCGCCTCGATAAGGACTACCAGTTCTTGGCAACAGTCGAGTCTGATCTGCGGAGCGAGATCGCTCGCATGACGCAGGCGGGGATGACCCCGGCGGACATCGGAGTGCGCGTGCGGTTGCATCCGGGGCGTCTGCAGGTGACGAGCTCAGCCAAACAGAAGCACGCGTTGGAAGCAGAAGTCGATTTCGAAGGCTTCAGGTTGCAGACCACACAGTTCGACTTCTCAAGACGTGAGCAAGCACTCAAGAACGTGCAATCGACTGAAACACTTCTGCAACGTCTTCAACCATTCCGGTCATCGGCGGTGCCGACGCTGTTTGAAGACGTTCCTCTCGAGGAACTCGAAACATTCTTCACGGAGTTTGAGGTCCACGAGAACAACCAGGGTGTCTTCTTCGATGCAATCAAATGGTCGAGCGAGAAGCTACCCGAAAAGCGGTGGAATGTCGTCGTGCCAAGTGAGGGTAAGGGCGCTGACGGACTGAACGTTGCGGGCACAAAGGTCGGGTCGATCCGACGTTCGCCGATCGAGAGAGATTTGGAGGAGCTGCGGGAATCAGAATCGATCAATATCCGGGCGTTGATGTCTGGGAAGGATGTCATCCTCGATCTGCGCCTTCAAAACAAATTGCCGCTCAATAAGACACTTTCGCAGCTGAATAATGAAGCTCAATACAACTGGCGAAAGCACAGGGACGGTGGAAATGGCCGCGGGCTGCTCATTCTGTATCCGATCAGTCGGTTGTCGACTGCAACTTCGGAAGGCAGAATGTCGATGGACTCTGCGTTGAGAGTCATTCACCCGTCGCTTGTGGCTCCGGGACTTCCCCCACTGATCGGCATGGCTGTCGTCGCGCCATTCGATTCTGATAATCGTCTCAAAACCAAAGGCAGTACTATCGCGGTGCGTCCTGTCTTCGATGACGCCGAAGATATTGACGAACCTCTTGTGGAAGATACAGAACGAGACTTTCAAGGCGACGCATGAGTTCAACTAAAGAGGTCTTCCACGCCGCGATTCGCGACGGATCAGCGTTAGTGGTCGGCGAAGCGTCGGTGTTAGTTGCAGATTCGAATGGTGCGCGACGCACCTGGCTTGGGTATCAGGAGGGGGAGTTTGCGGCCGCCTATTTCTCCACGGACAGCGAGCGCGACATCAGCTTCTCAGTCAGTCAGGTGATCAGCGTGCAGAGCGTTGATATCCGCGACGAGGCGGCAGGCAGCCGCTCTCGAGCTTTGAAAGTCGTATGCCATGAACCACGATTAGATGAGGTCTTCTTCGTGTTCATTGATGAAGTGCGCTCAGCGCTCGACGGAGAAGCGGAAGTGATTGATGTAGTCAATTCAGCCGCTTCAGACTGGCGTCGTCTGCTCCACGTCGCAATGACAGAGCTATCCGAGGCAGCCGCAGCAGGCATCTACGGTGAGCTTCGCTTCCTCGAAGGCACCATCGAGAAGCTCGGCCCCTCGGCGATAGGATTGTGGCAACGGACTGCTCAGGATATTCAAGATTTCATAGGTGATTCCGCGCGAATCGAAGTGAAAACTTCCGCTTTCCAAGACCGGTCTGCTGTTACGGTCCACGGGCTACGTCAGTTAGAACCGCCCGCTACCGGATCATTGACACTGGCAGTAGCCGAAGTCCAACGACACGGGACCGACTCGATCGAACACGTGGTCGAACGGCTTAGACAGTTGGGCACAGATCATAAAATTCTGACTGAAAAGCTACGCGATGCCGGATATGTCGAAGGTATGCCTGGAGCCGATCAGTTCACATTCAATTTGCTGTCATGGCGATATTGGGAAATAGATCAACTTTCCCCGGTGCTGAACCGGTCAGCGTTGCACGAGCAAGTGGCTGACGCAGTTTCCTCACTTTCCTATTCGCTGAATCTCGGGTCGCTGGGGGAGTCGTCAACTGTCTTCGATTTCAATCGACTTTCCCCAGAGGAGACGAAGACGATATGACGCTCTCTGCACTTAGGCGGTATTCAAAGCCAAGAGGCGCTGGGGACCAGACGAGCGGAGGCCGCGGTAAGCTGCTTCGGCCGACCAGTGCGCTTTCACGGTTGGAGCTTCTCGTGAGGGAGACCCTCCAGAACTCATGGGATGCCCGAGATGACGACTGGACTCCTGCTTACGGAGTGAGGGTCTATCGGATGGACCATGAGGTCAAACAGGTTCTCCGTGAGAACGTCTTCACCGACCTTCCTGATTCGCTTTCTGAGCTTACCGACTGTCTTCGGTCTCCTGACGTCCACGCGATCGAGATCTTCGATCGTGGCACGGTAGGACTGAACGGACCATTTCGTGCGTCCGAAGTCGCGCAAGATGGCGAAAAGAACAACTTCAACTCGTTCGTCTTTGACATCGGTTCGACAAAATCATCGGGGCGGTCCGGAGGGACATTCGGATTCGGCAAGACTGCAAGCTTTGAAGTTTCGAATGCGCACAGCGTCGTCTACTGGTCACGCTGTCTCACACAGAATGATGAAGTCGAGCATCGACTCATCGCATGTGCCTTGCATGACGAGTATGAGGAAGGCAATGCAAGATTCACAGGCGCACACTGGTGGGGTGACCCAGACGACGATGACATCGTCCCGCTCCGCGGAGAAGCCGCGGCAGCAATGGGCGAAGAGATATTTCGAACGCATTTCGGCGATACCGAGGAAGGTGAGCCGGAAACAGGGACATCAATTCTTATACTTGATCCGGTAATTACCGTCGGAATCGAAGACGACCTTGATGCACGCGTGCCAGTTCGCACTGACGAACACTCGGAGGTACTCATCCAGCAGGTTTCGGATGCAGTGGCGCATAGCGCCTGGGCGAAAGTCGTTCCCACCGGTGAAGAGTCGCGGCCGATGATCATCGAGCTCTACGAAAACCGTACTGAGAAGCCCGTAGTCGATCTGGCTCTATCTCAATACGGCCATTTCGCGGCAGGTCTCAATTCCATTCGGCGACTGCAGGGGCAATTGGAAGAAGACTACTCAGTACCCCTGCCTATCGGCACTGTGCGATCGCAAAGTTTTCCAATCACCCTGAGCCCTCGAGGGGCGATGCGATCAAAGAAGGAAGAGTTGTTCGGCAAACGGACAGATAATACGATCGGTCACCTCTTTCTCATCGAAAGCGCAGAATTGGATACACAGGGCGAGAGCAACGTGCCGAAAAATGCGATCTGTATGATGCGGTCCGAAGCTGAGTTAGTGGTGAACTATAACCCCGTCGTTGAGACAGAGGGCGGGGTTCTGCAATGGCATGGGGTTTTCAAACCAACTCCCGAATGCGATGGACATTTCTCAGCCTCAGAACCACCGACTCACGACAGGTGGACTCCTGATGCCGCGGACAGCGAGGCATCACGATATGTAGTCCGACGTGCGCTGGAGCTGATTCGCGCGAAGACGAAGTCGTTCCTGAGCGAAAACAAGGCGCAATCGAAGGACCAAGAGCAGTCGGTCAGGAAAGTCGCACTTGGTCTTCGAAGTTTTGTTCCGTTGGGCCTACCACCTGACGATGACACGGTCCGTGAATCGCCGCGACGGAGAGCGCGGCAGTCCGGAGGATCGAGACGGGGCGGAGAATCCGAAGCTGCAATCGTCCATTCGACACCGCTGCCGAACGGAGGAGGCCAGGTCATTGACGTACTTCCTACCAACGTGGAGGGACGACCTGTAGTCCTCACAGCTGAGATATTCGCGATCACGTCGGACGGACGGTTGGCTCTTGACGAAGACGAAATGACCGTCACTTGGCGATCCGGAGGCAGGCTTCTGGAAGTCGGCACAGAATGCGTTGTGGTCTCGGGAAAGGCGGTGCAATTGCGATTGGACACTCGGACTCCGGCCGCAATTGAGATTTCGATCAAAGCCGAGGCAGAATCATGACCAGACAGCGGCTATTCCCTTATCCTCGCTTGGCGGCAGGCGACCTCAGCTGGGGAATCTGGAACATACGGCTCAACGGAGCTCAGACCTCGGAGTCTGAGATTTCGGGCGATTGGGACTCCAATGCGGAGCTCTCTCTCGGAATCTCTGTTCGCGCAAGCACCGATCGGCTGAACAGTCTTGCAGTGCGAAACCCCAAGCTGGTTTTGACTGTCAACTGCCCGAGCACAGCCTTTTCAGTGTCTAGAGACGCTCAACTTCAACTTGGGAAATCTTCGATGACGGCAGAGGCAGAGCTGCGAATAGACGGAAATGTCGTTTCCCAGGTCCTTACTGTGCGAACCGAGCTCATCGGCGAGGACAATTCGCAACCTTGGCTCCGCAGACGAATTGTCGCGGAAGGGCCGACCTTGAGGGTGCCTCTCGATGCTGAACTAGATGGATTCCCTACCTCGAGCTACTCCTTCGACAAAGAAGGAATGCCCGAGGCCCCGTGGCGGCTTGTCGTATCCGCTGACGAGTTGGAAGCGCCGTTCGCTCACTCGGTTCGTCTTGAGCTGAACGAAGATTTCGCTCCTGTTCGCAAGCTGATCGGAGGAAATCCTGAGCTGTATGTCGTCCGTGAGCTCGATGCCACGATTGTGCGAGTTCTGATTGCATCTGCCGCGCGTCTGTCTTCGACAGATGCGCGGGATAAAACTCTCGAAGAAGTCGCCGCTGAATACCCGGATTCCATCGCAGCCGCGGCACAGCGGGCTTCTGAACAATATCTGCAGATGTCCCTGTCTGCCGCGATCAAATCATATCGACTTACGCCGGATAAACACGACTATGAAGTTGCTGTTGGAACCAATCTGTTGAAGGACTGACAATGAAAGGCAATGTGCTCTACCCCCGAGTAGATGCCAAAGAGATACACCGTATTCAACGCGGGTTCGTCCTGAGCTTCGACAGCGGAGTTGAATTCAGCGACGTCGCCTTTGATGCCGCGCTGAACGGTCCGCGAGCCTTTCCCCCGACCGGAGGGGCACGAATGGGAGAAGCAGAACTGCGAGGCCTGCGCCAAGCATGCATTGACTCGTTAAATCAGTCTTCCAACTACTCCGGTCTGCCTGGTACTACAGCCTTTGACATCGCAATCGGCAGGACTCTGTTTCATGCTGGTAGGCAATCGATAGGAGAATTCGGCGACCCTCATGTATGGGATTTCCTGACGCTGATTCTGCTTCCGGATCTTGCGGCCAAGCGATTGGCGATGGGAACCGCATCAACAGTCGGAGGACAGTCGTTTCAAAAACGAGTTACCGGTGGAGACAGACGACATGTCTTTCAGCGTCTCTGGAAAAGGTGGCTCATATTCGGACCTGAGATCGCCGAAGGCGGGAAACTCACAGAGGACGACTACGGTGTGACAATTGAACGGCTTATCACCAATCGCCCTCGAATTGCTCAAGCGGTTGCCGGTGCGATCATAGGATCGAAGTATTCCGGATCCGAACGACGTGACTATTCTCGAATCTTCATGCGTAAGCTTCAGCAGACTTCAGGGTTGGTGCAGATACCTGAGGACGATGACTCGTATCTACAAGATGTTATAGACGCGATACATCGGCAAACGATCGAATCCATTGATCGAGAAAAGTGAAGGGATCTGCGCCCAGCGTCAGCTAGGAGGCAAACTGCATGGAGGAGTCTTGGGCGTCGTCCGAGCACGCACGGCGCACAATGCAAGCGAACAAGCGGCGGGACACAAAGCCTGAACTTGCCGTGCGATCAATTCTGCACGCTCGTGGATTGCGGTTCCGCGTAGACTCAGCTCCCTTCAAGGGGGTCAGGACGCGAGCGGACATCGTATTCTCCAAAGCTAAGATCGCTGTGTTCGTCGATGGATGCTTTTGGCATGGGTGTCCGGAGCATTTCATATCGCCCAAAACGAATGTCAACTATTGGTCGGCGAAGATCACGAAGAACAGAGACCGTGATGAAAGAGTTGACCGAATCATGTTGGAGGCCGGTTGGGCAGTCATTCATATCTGGGAACATGAGGATCCAGAGTCTGCCGCGGACTTAGTCGAGCGATCGTGGAGAAGCAGAACTGGCAGAAACTGAACTTCGCTGACCTGACGTGTGAGTTAGGGGACTGCGCCTCATTCGAGGCCAATTGCTTACGCGCATAGGTCGCGACCCAAAATGCGAGAACATGTACTCCTCCGAGACAGAGGTTACTAATCCCGGTGCCATAGTGCACCAATACGAGTGAGCATTCCTTGGAACTGAGCCATGAGGTAACCAATACCCTGTGGTCTGCGATCTGTATGTTAGACAAATACTCACACTGTGGCTGGAGAGAATTCGGTTGGTTGCGGTCGGTGCTGGTACCTCGGTACTTGCCTATTTGGCAGGGACTCTTCCACGCGATGCTGTGGTAATAGGTGTGAGCTGGGCGTTGTTGACCGTTTTGCTCTTCGTTCTTGACAAGTTAGTAGCGAGCGGGTCGTTCAGCCCTGAAATTCTCGACGCTGCAGTGGTGGATGTCCACACCACGTAGGTCTCGACGACTATTCGCCTGCTATCTGCCCTACCGCCCGGGCATAGTCCTCCTTGACGAGGTTGAAGTGGGTCCATGTCTCCACCGCGGCCACTTCGTCGAGGCCACGCAAGGGACTGATGCAGGGTTAGGTGACATCTAATCTGGCTTGTTTACAGGCAAGCCTGGAAGGATAGACACCATGCCACAGCCCTACCCGAAAGAATTCCGCGACGACGTCATCCAGGTCGCTTTGAACCGGGACTCGAAGACGACGATCGGACAGATCGCCAAGGACTTCGGGATCCACGAAGGCACCCTGAACAAATGGATCCGCCAAGCAGAAATCGATGCCGGCAACAAACCCGGCAACACCAGCGACGAGTCCGCCGAACTACGAGAGATGCGTCGGCGCAATCGTCTGCTTGAGCAGGAGAACGAGGTCCTGCGCCGCGCGGCCGCCTATCTGTCACAGGCGAACCCTGCTGATCAATTGTGCTCTACCCGCTCGTGAGAGAGCTCGCCGTCGACGGGATCCCCGTGGCGGTGTCGTGCCGGGTCTTGAAGCTCTCCCGCCAGCCCTACTACCGGTGGCTGGCCGCGCCTGTCCCTGATACCGATCTCGTTGAGGCATATCGGGCCAATGCGCTCTTCGATGCCCACCGCGATGATCCCGAGTTCGGGTACCGATACCTCGCCGACGAAGCCGAAGCGGCCGGCCAACCCATGGCGGCACGCACTGCGTGGCGGTTGTGTTCGGCCAATGACTGGTTCTCCGCCTTCGGTAAGGGCCGGGCCAAGAACGGGAAGAAGCCGGGCCCACCGGTCCACGACGATCTGTGCGCGGTTGTCGATGCGAACGGCCGGACCAGGCACGAGTTTAGAGCTGATGGACCGAATCAGCTGTGGTTGACCGACATTTCGGAGCACCATACGACTTGGATTCTAGTCATCGTTGCAACACCCCTGATCATGGGAGTGTGTGGTGGCTCGACCACGAGGCAAAGACAACATCCAGTACAAAGCGAAGGAACGCGAGGAATTCTTCCGCCTCCTCGATCGTGGAGGTACGATCCGTGCAGTCGCCGCCGAGCTCGGTGTCAGCGTGGATTCGTGTTACCGATGGCGTCGCGAAGCGGGAGTGTCGACGCCGCGAGGTAAGAGCCGTTCCTACACGGCTGAAGACAAAGCAGAGTTCTTCAAACGGTTGAAGGCATCGGGCAATGTCGCGCAAGTCGCGAAAGAACTCGGGTTCGTGAGGGTCACTTGTTACAAATGGGCCCATCAGGCCGGTATTTTCACCGGCACTGATACACGAGCCAAGCGCGCACAGTTCAAAGCTCTTAGAGCCGCTGGCGTCCCTCGCGGCAAGGCCGCCAAGCAGATCGGTGTCGATCAGCGCTCAGCCCAGGACTGGGACAAAGACATTAAGCAGTTCACTGGTGGGCGCATCTATCCTGATGGTCGGATCATTCGCTACCGGCAATCGGCGATACTGAAAACTGTGAAGAATCCGCGCAATGCCTATACACGAGGTGCTCCCGTCGATGTCGAGCGCCTCGAAATATCGATCGATTCTCGTTTTCTGAGCCTGATTGAACGAGAGAAAATCCACGATCTTGCCAAGAGTGGAGAATCGATGCGCACCATCGGAGAGAGGTTAAGGCGAAGCCCCTCGACGATCAGCCGGGAACTGGCGCGCAATGCCACCAACACGTTGGGGTATCTTCCATATACCGCGCACCGAATGGCGGCGTCTCGTCGCCCGCGGCCACGAGTGCGTAAACTCGAAGGTGAAAGTGGGCTACGTGCCTACGTCCAGACCAAGCTGCAGCAGAAATGGTCACCGGAACAGATCAGCCACCGGCTGGTCAAGGACTTCCCCGATGACAGACAAATGCGGGTGTGTACGGAAACGATCTACCAGTCGATCTACGTTCAGGGCCGTGGTGGACTCAAGCGTGAGATCGCAGCACTGATGCGTCGCGGACGGGTAGTACGCAAACCCCGACGAGATCCAGCACGCAGGACGAAACGGTTTGTCGATGAGATGGTCTCGATCGCTGACCGACCACCTGAGGCCGATGACCGTGCCATACCAGGACATTGGGAAGGCGATCTCATCATCGGAACGAAGTCCAGGTCCGCGATCGCCACACTCGTCGAGCGATCCAGTCGGTTCGTCACCCTTGTCCATCTCGACGCCGATCATACTGCCGAGACGGTCCGAGACGGTCTCGTCAAGACCGTCAGTGAGCTCCCACAGGCTCTGCGGCGATCATTAACGTGGGACCAGGGCGCGGAGATGTCGGGACACGTCGCGTTTCGTACAGCAACCAACATGGACGTCTACTTCTGCGACCCGGGCAGCCCCTGGCAACGTGGGAGCAACGAGAACACCAACGGACTCTTGCGCCAGTACTTTCCCAAAGGCACCGACTTGTCCCGGCACGCTCCCGAGGAGCTCGAGGATGTGGCTGCAGAACTCAATGCTCGACCACGAAAAACTTTGAACTGGGACACACCGGCAGAACGACTCCATGCTTTACTGGAACCTCAGTAGAAAGTTTGGTGTTGCAACGACTACTGGAATCCAAGCGAATGAGGGTAAGCTCTACCTCTGCGCGGTCAAGGACGCCTACTCGTCACGCATCGTCGGCTATTCGATCAGCTCGAGGATGAAGGCGCGCCTGGCCGTTGATGCCCTCGAGATGGCTGTGACCAGGCGCGGTGACGTGGCCGGATGCGTGACGCACAGCGACCGCGGCAGCCAATTCAGATCGAAGAAATTCACTCGGGCTTTGGCCCGTCACGGCATCATCGGGTCGATGGGACGAGTCGGCGCAGCGGGCGATAACGCGGCCATGGAATCGTTCTTCGCCCTGTTGCAGAAGAACGTTCTCGACCGTCGCCGGTGGGTCACTCGCGACCAGTTGAGAATCGCGATCGTGACCTGGATCGAGCGGACATATCACCGACGTCGCCGACAAGCCCGGTTGGGTCGATTGACACCAGTAGAGTACGAAGCAATCATAGAGCCAGCTGCTCTCGCAGCATGACACTCACGCTGTCACCCTTCTTTGCATCAGTCCCGTTAATCGATTTAACCGTCGTGTCGGCCTGCTTCGACTGTTCCAACTGCAGCCTGGTCCTCGACATCGAAGAGCTCGTCGCCGCCGCTGGTCTTGACCCGTCGTTCTACGCCGAGGGCACCTACGACGACGTCGGAGAGTAGGACTAAGAGTGCGGCAATGATTGACGGGCGCCGCTCATGGGCGCAGGGGCATCTGCGCCGAGGGGCCGCTGGGCGCAGATGCAGCTACTCGATGGGTACGCCGTGGCGGTCCATGGCGCGCACCTGCCCGTCCTTGACGATGTACGCCTCGACGTAGTGACGACCCGGGTAGAGGGTATTCTCTCGCTTGGTCCGACGGCCGTCGTCGGCCGTGATCTCTCCGCGCAGTCGGTGCTCGGCCACGCCCACGTTCCGGACCTTCCAGTACACGTCGTATGGCTCCTGGACGTCGGTCGTAACCCTGAAGTCGAGCTGACAGTTGCGGGCCAACCAGCGAAGCCGGCGCAAGTCCTTCTTGCGCCACCCATCCATCAGCGCGGTCGCGTCGATGTGGGCGACGTGAGTCAGGTTGATGTTGAACCCGAGCTCCTCGATGTACTGCTCGTTCGGGGCCCGCTCCAGCCGTACCGGGGTCGGGGGCGCCGATTCGGACGCCGCCGCCGACAATGCGACAGCGGGCGCCTTGAACCCGTTGCCGAATACCCTCTGC
This window harbors:
- a CDS encoding IS30 family transposase, with protein sequence MGVDQRSAQDWDKDIKQFTGGRIYPDGRIIRYRQSAILKTVKNPRNAYTRGAPVDVERLEISIDSRFLSLIEREKIHDLAKSGESMRTIGERLRRSPSTISRELARNATNTLGYLPYTAHRMAASRRPRPRVRKLEGESGLRAYVQTKLQQKWSPEQISHRLVKDFPDDRQMRVCTETIYQSIYVQGRGGLKREIAALMRRGRVVRKPRRDPARRTKRFVDEMVSIADRPPEADDRAIPGHWEGDLIIGTKSRSAIATLVERSSRFVTLVHLDADHTAETVRDGLVKTVSELPQALRRSLTWDQGAEMSGHVAFRTATNMDVYFCDPGSPWQRGSNENTNGLLRQYFPKGTDLSRHAPEELEDVAAELNARPRKTLNWDTPAERLHALLEPQ